A single Mustela lutreola isolate mMusLut2 chromosome X, mMusLut2.pri, whole genome shotgun sequence DNA region contains:
- the LOC131820770 gene encoding SH3 domain-binding glutamic acid-rich-like protein 3, with product MSSIKIYYTSVSGSREVKQRQEEVTRILDIYQIKYELIDISVSLKVLQEMRMKVSTPKALPPQIFNGQEYCGDFEMFHKAKENKEILKFLKME from the exons ATGAGCTCCATTAAAATCTATTATACCAGCGTGTCTGGATCCAGGGAG GTGAAGCAGAGACAAGAAGAAGTTACCAGAATTTTAGATATTTACCAAATAAAGTATGAGTTAATAGATATTTCTGTCAGTTTGAAAGTACTTCAAGAAATGAGGATGAAAGTTTCCACCCCTAAGGCACTACCACCTCAGATATTCAATGGCCAAGAATATTGTGGA GATTTTGAAATGTTTCACAAGGCAAAGGAGAACAAAGAGATTCTGAAATTCCTCAAGATGGAATGA